The sequence TCGACGTGCACGTCATGAACCTGCGCAAGAAGATCGAGCGTGTCCCACGACGGCCGGCACGCCTCATCACCGTCTTCGGCGTCGGCTACAAACTCACGGATCCCGCGAAGAACGTGCGCCATGCGGCGTCCTGACAAGGGAGGTGCGGTGGGGGCCGGCCGGCTGCCGCTGCGTAAGAGCCTGGCGGGGAGGCTGTTGACCGTGTCGGCGCTGGTGGCCTCGTGCTCGGTCGCCGCGACCGCCTGGCTGGCCGTGCAGACGACCTCCGTCGCGATCCGCCAGGAGCAGGGGCAGAACCTCAAGTCCGACGCGAAGATCTACAACACCCTCCTCGGCTACGCGGCCACCCACCCCGACTGGGACGGCGTCGATACCACCGTGCGAGATCTGGCCCTGGAGTCCGGGCGCCGGATCGTGCTCACCACGCCCGGCCGACGCCCGTTCGTGGACTCGGCCGACTCGCGCTCAGCGGACAGCGGTTCGTCCGACGATCTGCTCGCTCAGCAGGCCTCGGCGGTCGTGGATCCACGCTCCGTCGACACCGTGCTGGTGCCCGACGCGGCCAAGGCCGGCGCCGACCGTGTCGATCCAAGGGCCGTGGGGCCCTTCCGGCTGCCCGCGAAGGAACACGACGCACTGCGGAAGGCCGCCGCCGGGAGGGTGGAGTGCCTCAGCCGGATGGGTATCGCCGCCGACGTCGTCGAGAGCCCGGGCGGACGGCCCCGCGTCCAGTTCGTGAGTGACGAGACCGAGGGGGAGACCGACAACGTCACCGACCGTGACATGGAGGCCAAGTGCTTTGCGTCCTACCCCGTCGGTCCCACCGCGACCGAGCGGAAGGCCCTGAGTGCCCTCAACCAATTGGCTGACGCCTGTCTGAAACGACAGGGTCGCACCGCCGTGAAACTGAACCTGGACCTGTCCTGGGACCGGAGTTACGCATACGGGCGGTACGACGCGGTCTCCGGCGCCGAGGACGGCCTCAGCGAACGGGAGGCGAAGGCCCTGGCCGCCAAGAAGGCACAGGACGCCGCGACGGCCGAACGCAAAGCGGCTTCCGGCGGCGCACTCGACTACGCCCCCGCCGAGATCCGCGACAGTGCGTACGACCGGGCCGTGGCCAGCTGTGTCGAAAGCGCCCGCCGGGAACAGCTCACGGGATATGTCGCCGAGCCCGCACTCCTGTTCATCGACGGCCCCGGTGCCGCCGGCGTGCCCGGCTTCGACCTCTCCCGCGCCAACACCGCACGCATCGCCGGTGTCACCGCCCTGGTCCTCGCCCTCACCGTCGGCGCCTCGGTGCTCGCCGGAGCCAGGCTCGTACGCCCGTTGCACGCGCTCACCGGCGCCGCCCAGCGCATGCGGGAGGGCCTGGACGTGACGGCGGTGCCCGTGCCCGTCGTCTTTGACAATGAGATCGGACGGCTGACGGCGGCCTTCAACGACATGGCCACGCACCGGGCCCGCCTGGAGGAGCAGCGCAAGGTGATGGTCAGCGATGTCGCCCATGAGCTGCGAACACCGCTGAGCAACATCCGGGGCTGGCTGGAGGCCGCCCACGACGGACTCGCCGTGCCGGACCCCGCGTTCGTCTCCTCGCTCCTGGAGGAGGCGGTGCAGCTCCAGCACCTCATCAACGACCTCCAGGATCTGGGCGCGGCCGACGCGGGCGCCCTGCGGCTGCACCGCAAGCCGGTACGGATCGACGAGCTGATCGGCCAGGTCGCCGGCGCGCACCAGGGGCTGGCCGAGACGGCGGGCGTCACCCTCACGGTCCTGACACCGCCGCCGGGCACCCCGCACCCACCGCTCCTCGACGCCGACCCCGTACGGCTGCGGCAGACCGTCAGCAACCTGCTCTCCAACGCGGTGCGCCATACCCCGGCCGGTGGCACGGTGACCCTGCGCCGGTACGTCACCGACCCGGGGGACGAGCTCGTCGTGGAGGTGTCCGACACCGGCAGTGGCATTCCGGCGGGCGACCTCCCGTACGTGTTCGACCGTTTCTGGCGGGCGGAGAAGTCCCGTAATCGCAGCACCGGCGGCAGCGGCCTCGGCCTGGCGATCGTCCTCAAGCTCGCCGAGGCCCACGGCGGCACGGTGGACGTGGCGAGCACGGAGGGGGAGGGGGCCACCTTCACTCTGCGGCTGCCGACAGCCGAGTCACGGAAGCCGCAGGGCCCCGGTCGACCCTGACGGGATGACGACAGCACTCTGACAGTTTCCTCACAGGTGGCCGTCAGGGTGAAGCCATGCCCGGAACCTGGTGCGGATCGGCAAACCAGGAACGACCAAGCCGGGCTGGAACTGGAGCCCTTACATGTCCCGCCGTCTCACCCTGCGCCCGCTGCGTATCGCTGTCCTGACCGGCGTCGCGGCCGGCGCGCTGCTCGTCCCGGCCACCGCGGCCTTCGCCACCGATCCGACGCCGACACCGGGCGCGACCGACTCGACCTCGGCCGACAAGGAGGCCCTGGCGAAGAAGAAGGCCGAGGACGCCAGGACGCTCAAGGAGGCCGAGGCCCGGAAGGCCGCCGAAGCCCGGAAGGCCGGAGGCAAGGACTACCCGCGTGGCGGTGTCGCCGCGGGCGAGGCCCCCGCCCAGGACGACAACACCGGCGCGCTCATCGGTTCGGCCACCGGCGCGCTGCTGCTCGCGGGCGCCGGCACCTACGTACTGCGCCGCCGCACCGCCGCCCGCCGCGAAGGCTGACCCGGCAGCACGACCTCTCGTACGAAACGGTGGCGCCGCCCTTCACCAGGCGGCGCCCTGTGCGTTCCGGCGAACCCTCGCACCCTGTTCTGGAGCCCGAGTTGCCCCCTGCACACCGTCCGGCCCTGTCCCGGGCCCGCCTCGCGACCCTCACCCTGTTGACCCTCGTCACCCTGCTCACCGGCTGTTCGTCCGGCCCCGACCCGACGGCCCGGGTCGCCCCAACCGCCCCCGCCGCCGCGTCGGGCGCTCCGAAGTCTGAGCGGCCTGCGGCCGACGCTCCGGCGGCCCCTGCCGAGATGGCCGTTCCCTCCCTGGGGATCACCAGTTCGCTGATGGAGTTGGGCCTCAACACGGACCGGACGGTCCAGGTCCCGCCGGCCGAGGAGGGCATGACCGCGGGCTGGTACACGGGCGGTGCGGTGCCCGGTGAGATCGGCGCGGCCGTCATCATCGGCCACAACGACACCCGCTTCGGCGAGGCCGTCTTCCACGACCTGAAGAAGATCAAGGAGGGTGCGGACATCACCGTCACCGACAGGACGGGAAAGGTCGTCCACTTCACCGTCACGGCAATGGAGAGCGTCGCCAAGAACGCCTTCCCGACGGAGAAGGTCTACGGGCCGACCCAGGAACGTGCGCTACGGCTCGTCACGTGCGACGGCGACTTCGACGCGCAGGGGCACCCTGTCGACAACCTCATCGTGTACGCGACAGCGAGCTGAGGGCCGTAGGCGTGTCCGTTTCGCCCTCTCGTCACGAGTAACGTCCGCAGCTCGATCGTCAGCGGCCGGTTCCAGGAGCGCGCCGCTGAACGGTCGGTACGCGTCAGTCACGGCGCGGCGATGCGCCGCGACTGCCTGGATGGCCGTCACCGCTCTCGGCTACGGCGCCAGCGAGCACCGCCGGGCGATGTGGATGCGTGGCGACGCCGTCCTTCAGGAGGCCAGCACCGAGCGGATCGAGGCCGTTGCCATTTCAAGGAAAGGCCCAGCTCAGGATCGCGCACTCCTCATCCTGGCCGCCATCCTGGCCGCCGGGACGACCAGCCGAATCGTCTCGCTCACCCAAGAGCGGCACATGCATCGGATGCAACTCCGCTCGGACGGTGCGTGAGGCACTCTCATCATCTTCAGCGGGGGTCCGACCGGCAGCTACGCTTCGGAAGCCCGGTTGATGGCTGACTACGCGAAGTCGGTGCTTGGGTTCGACGGCATGGTGCTCCTCGAAGACCGGAGCGCGACGAACTGGGAGAACATCTCGAACGTCATCCCGCTGCTTGAGGATGTCGACCGCATCAAGATCACCTCCCAACCGGCTCACGCGCGCAAGGCCCGTGCGTACTTGCGGCGACAGCGCCCTGATCTTGCTGAGAGGCTCGTGCGAGCGGATGACTACCGTCCTGGCGAGTGGATGAGGGGTAAACCACTGCTGGCTCTGTACGGGCTTTGGACACTTCGTGGCCTCAAGGCCGAAGAGCGGAAGGTCTCGCTGTGGACAGCCGCTGCCCCGTCGGCGTCCCATCCGGTGATTCTTGAGCCGTCGCTGGCAGATGACTGCGCATCCGAGGGTGAGGAATGCTGCGTGGATGTCGTCGCGGATCCCCCAGTGGCTGCTCAGGCGGCGGAACCAGGGGAGTCGGACGAATGCGCGTTCCGCAACACAGCGTTGGGCGTCCCGGCCGGAGGTGTGCTCGGTGCCGCGACGGGCGATCAAGGGGCGCCGTGGTCTCAGGC is a genomic window of Streptomyces sp. NBC_00414 containing:
- a CDS encoding class F sortase yields the protein MPPAHRPALSRARLATLTLLTLVTLLTGCSSGPDPTARVAPTAPAAASGAPKSERPAADAPAAPAEMAVPSLGITSSLMELGLNTDRTVQVPPAEEGMTAGWYTGGAVPGEIGAAVIIGHNDTRFGEAVFHDLKKIKEGADITVTDRTGKVVHFTVTAMESVAKNAFPTEKVYGPTQERALRLVTCDGDFDAQGHPVDNLIVYATAS
- a CDS encoding sensor histidine kinase; the protein is MRRPDKGGAVGAGRLPLRKSLAGRLLTVSALVASCSVAATAWLAVQTTSVAIRQEQGQNLKSDAKIYNTLLGYAATHPDWDGVDTTVRDLALESGRRIVLTTPGRRPFVDSADSRSADSGSSDDLLAQQASAVVDPRSVDTVLVPDAAKAGADRVDPRAVGPFRLPAKEHDALRKAAAGRVECLSRMGIAADVVESPGGRPRVQFVSDETEGETDNVTDRDMEAKCFASYPVGPTATERKALSALNQLADACLKRQGRTAVKLNLDLSWDRSYAYGRYDAVSGAEDGLSEREAKALAAKKAQDAATAERKAASGGALDYAPAEIRDSAYDRAVASCVESARREQLTGYVAEPALLFIDGPGAAGVPGFDLSRANTARIAGVTALVLALTVGASVLAGARLVRPLHALTGAAQRMREGLDVTAVPVPVVFDNEIGRLTAAFNDMATHRARLEEQRKVMVSDVAHELRTPLSNIRGWLEAAHDGLAVPDPAFVSSLLEEAVQLQHLINDLQDLGAADAGALRLHRKPVRIDELIGQVAGAHQGLAETAGVTLTVLTPPPGTPHPPLLDADPVRLRQTVSNLLSNAVRHTPAGGTVTLRRYVTDPGDELVVEVSDTGSGIPAGDLPYVFDRFWRAEKSRNRSTGGSGLGLAIVLKLAEAHGGTVDVASTEGEGATFTLRLPTAESRKPQGPGRP